The following proteins are co-located in the candidate division Zixibacteria bacterium HGW-Zixibacteria-1 genome:
- the glpX gene encoding fructose-bisphosphatase class II: MDRNLALEIVRVTEAAALASAEWVGRGNGKGADQAAVSAMRECLEGISFKGTVVIGEGERDEAPMLYIGEHVGNDDSPEVDIAVDPLECTNSVAFGRPNALAVIAIAPKGKLLHAPDTYMEKIAAGPEAAEAIDLNLSPEENIGRVAECLGYKIPDMTVVILDRERHENLIERVRKTGARINLISDGDVSSAIAAAMPETGVNMLIGIGGAPEGVLAAAALRCIGGAMQGRLVPRNQEERDRARKMGIKDIDKIFTLNELAQGDDIMFAATGVTNGDLLKGVLFRKDGATTYSLVLRQRSGTRRIIESEHYFKEGHPVRILDQ, encoded by the coding sequence ATGGATCGGAATCTCGCTTTAGAAATCGTTAGGGTTACGGAGGCGGCGGCTCTGGCCAGTGCCGAGTGGGTCGGGCGCGGCAATGGCAAGGGGGCTGATCAGGCTGCGGTCAGTGCTATGCGGGAATGTCTGGAAGGTATCTCATTTAAAGGAACAGTAGTTATCGGCGAAGGGGAACGCGATGAGGCCCCGATGCTTTATATCGGTGAGCATGTCGGCAATGATGATTCACCGGAAGTCGATATTGCCGTCGATCCCCTCGAATGTACCAATTCGGTTGCTTTTGGGCGGCCCAATGCCCTGGCGGTAATTGCCATTGCGCCCAAAGGTAAACTTCTTCATGCACCCGACACATATATGGAAAAAATAGCAGCCGGCCCGGAGGCGGCCGAAGCGATCGATCTGAATCTCTCGCCGGAGGAAAATATCGGGCGGGTTGCGGAATGTCTTGGTTATAAAATCCCCGACATGACCGTGGTGATTCTTGATCGCGAACGCCATGAAAATCTTATTGAACGAGTGAGAAAAACAGGCGCCCGAATCAACCTGATATCGGACGGCGATGTCTCCTCGGCTATTGCGGCCGCCATGCCGGAAACGGGTGTAAATATGCTGATTGGTATCGGCGGCGCGCCGGAAGGTGTCCTGGCCGCCGCGGCCTTAAGATGTATCGGGGGCGCCATGCAGGGGCGGCTTGTCCCTCGCAACCAGGAAGAGCGCGATCGTGCCCGCAAAATGGGCATTAAGGACATCGACAAAATTTTCACATTAAACGAACTGGCCCAGGGTGATGATATCATGTTTGCGGCCACCGGCGTCACCAACGGCGACCTGCTAAAAGGGGTCCTCTTTCGCAAAGACGGGGCGACGACCTACTCCCTGGTGCTCAGGCAACGCTCCGGAACCCGGAGAATTATCGAATCAGAACATTATTTCAAAGAAGGCCACCCGGTCAGAATCTTGGACCAATAG
- the rpoN gene encoding RNA polymerase sigma-54 factor yields the protein MKLGLQLRLKQTLAPQLIQSLKMLQMPILKLEQTLRHELSVNPMLEETEPELSQDQVETPDEINLKEGEDKIDPQLDKIDWESWSVNEFDEYKVKNLVSAEEEPYERVPITEKTLYDHLTEQLSYLKLDEEEQLIGEYILGNISPKGYLVVSPEEMSEELEIPVEKIDRILKMIQRFDPTGVGSRNLRESLLIQLEDKGYKDSIAYRVVDQHVNELDKKSILQISRSMGLPFEKVQQAMDLIKTLSPFPAHGGFESSAIPIIPDLIVDKIGDEYVVYHNDRHTPHLRISPGYRQLLKAGNKTSKDTKKYVREKLEQARWLLNSINQRRSTMIRVMEAIVEEQSDFFEKGPAFLKPLIMEDIARKVEMNVATISRVSNGKYVQTPQGVYEIKYFFNSGIANEDGNEMSKRHVKNKIEEIIRAEDPEKPLSDQEIFQKLQEEGIKLARRTVTKYREESKILPARFRKRKA from the coding sequence ATGAAACTCGGATTACAATTAAGACTTAAACAAACGCTGGCTCCCCAGCTTATCCAGTCGCTCAAAATGCTTCAGATGCCTATCCTGAAGCTTGAACAGACCTTAAGACACGAGCTTTCCGTAAATCCGATGCTCGAGGAAACGGAGCCGGAGCTTTCCCAGGATCAGGTTGAAACTCCTGATGAAATTAATCTCAAGGAAGGCGAAGACAAAATCGATCCCCAGTTGGACAAGATCGATTGGGAGAGCTGGAGTGTCAACGAGTTCGATGAATACAAAGTCAAAAACCTTGTTTCGGCTGAAGAAGAGCCTTACGAAAGAGTTCCCATCACCGAAAAAACCCTTTATGATCATTTGACCGAGCAACTTTCCTATCTCAAACTTGATGAAGAAGAGCAATTGATTGGTGAATATATTCTTGGCAATATTTCGCCCAAAGGGTATCTGGTGGTTTCGCCCGAAGAAATGTCGGAAGAATTGGAGATCCCGGTCGAAAAGATTGACAGAATTCTGAAGATGATTCAGCGTTTCGATCCGACCGGCGTCGGATCCCGTAATCTTAGAGAGTCGCTTTTGATACAGCTCGAGGATAAAGGTTACAAAGACTCCATTGCCTATCGTGTAGTGGATCAGCATGTTAACGAACTTGACAAAAAATCGATTCTGCAGATTTCCCGATCAATGGGCCTTCCTTTCGAAAAGGTCCAGCAGGCAATGGACCTGATTAAGACATTATCTCCTTTTCCGGCTCACGGCGGTTTTGAATCATCGGCCATACCGATTATTCCCGACCTGATTGTGGATAAAATCGGTGATGAATATGTTGTGTATCATAATGATCGCCATACCCCCCATCTGAGAATCAGCCCGGGATACCGGCAATTGCTTAAAGCCGGCAATAAAACCTCAAAAGACACCAAAAAATATGTCCGGGAAAAACTGGAACAGGCTCGCTGGCTGCTTAATTCCATCAATCAGCGTCGATCCACCATGATTCGGGTCATGGAGGCGATTGTCGAAGAGCAGAGTGACTTTTTCGAAAAGGGTCCGGCCTTCCTGAAACCGCTGATTATGGAGGATATCGCCCGCAAGGTCGAGATGAACGTGGCCACGATCAGCCGCGTGTCCAACGGGAAATATGTCCAGACGCCGCAGGGTGTTTATGAAATAAAATATTTTTTCAATTCCGGTATTGCCAATGAAGACGGCAATGAGATGTCAAAACGGCATGTCAAAAACAAGATTGAAGAGATAATCAGGGCTGAAGATCCCGAAAAACCGCTGTCCGACCAGGAAATATTCCAGAAACTCCAGGAGGAGGGAATTAAACTGGCCCGGCGGACGGTTACGAAATATCGTGAAGAGTCAAAAATACTGCCGGCTCGATTTCGCAAGCGAAAGGCTTGA
- the raiA gene encoding ribosomal subunit interface protein, with product MNIEITARHFDLTPELKEHVEKEVAGLTRYFENIIYSEVILDVEKYRQTAEVKARVYKEVITGKADSDDMYASIEMAIDKVKSQLKKYKEKLKERRPEEITETVERATKPETDVDAVDM from the coding sequence ATGAATATCGAAATCACCGCAAGGCATTTTGACTTGACTCCGGAGTTGAAAGAGCATGTCGAAAAGGAGGTCGCCGGGCTTACAAGGTACTTTGAAAATATTATTTATTCGGAAGTTATTCTGGATGTTGAAAAATACCGCCAGACGGCGGAAGTCAAGGCCAGGGTATATAAAGAAGTAATTACCGGCAAGGCTGATTCCGACGATATGTATGCATCGATTGAAATGGCCATAGATAAGGTCAAGAGCCAGCTTAAAAAATACAAGGAAAAGCTCAAAGAAAGACGTCCTGAGGAAATAACCGAAACCGTCGAGCGGGCCACGAAGCCTGAAACCGACGTCGATGCCGTCGATATGTAA